The Aureitalea marina genome includes a window with the following:
- a CDS encoding redoxin family protein, translating into MSPRIFLLLCLFLLFSCKDETPGPVQDDRMNDYALYDSAGGFHRFSRYNNKKAIVLFVQGNGCPIVRNYLNDLREIVDEYGPKGVQFFMVNSNIQDNRDTVESEVSKYGIEIPVLMDQNQILADELDIRITAEVIVLHPVSRQILYRGPLNDRLDYEAQKDTSENDFLIEALDGIINGSEVKSMPKAVRGCKVTRRVKFETPLTYTEDIAPIFKNNCVRCHRDNGMAPWSMDEYQTIVGWSDMIKEVLISKRMPPWKADPKIGKFSNSFALAEQDARNIIKWIESGMTKGEGSDPLKNLSEEPTKWSMGEPDYIVELKTEDLPATGIIPYRIQNFKFNDSVDRWIGHIDIRSSATKSVHHTLLTSQSNSRVEGLVKRKIIPWNDNFLAISAGSGWLNQAPKGTGIYLQKGSKLGMQLHYNATGKREIDKTLIGFYYLNEPPEREYRSLASTTRNFSIPAHTDEVKVVAFDTITQDVFVHAICPHMHYRGKRASMFALLPDSTRVDLVSVPDYNFNWQFQYLLEKPIFLPSGSVIVTEGIYDNTFQNPLNPNPSVDIGYGVQSTDEMLIGFMNYTLANQDTLTNN; encoded by the coding sequence ATGTCCCCCAGGATCTTCTTACTACTTTGCCTATTCCTGTTGTTTTCCTGCAAGGATGAGACTCCAGGCCCTGTTCAGGATGATCGCATGAACGATTATGCGCTCTATGATTCTGCAGGTGGTTTCCACCGGTTTTCACGTTACAACAACAAAAAAGCTATCGTACTTTTTGTGCAAGGCAACGGTTGTCCAATTGTCCGTAACTACCTGAACGACCTGCGTGAGATCGTCGATGAATATGGACCAAAAGGGGTTCAGTTCTTTATGGTGAATTCTAATATTCAGGATAATAGGGATACTGTGGAATCTGAGGTCTCTAAATATGGAATCGAGATTCCTGTTCTTATGGACCAAAATCAAATTTTGGCCGATGAGTTGGACATTAGGATTACTGCTGAAGTTATTGTCCTGCATCCTGTCTCCAGGCAAATCCTTTACCGAGGTCCTCTAAATGATCGCCTAGACTACGAAGCACAAAAGGATACTTCCGAAAATGATTTCCTGATAGAGGCATTGGATGGGATCATTAATGGATCAGAGGTAAAATCGATGCCTAAGGCCGTACGTGGTTGTAAGGTGACCCGAAGGGTTAAATTTGAAACTCCATTGACATACACCGAGGATATAGCACCAATTTTTAAGAATAACTGCGTCCGATGTCACAGAGACAACGGGATGGCGCCATGGTCCATGGACGAATACCAGACTATTGTTGGCTGGTCAGATATGATCAAAGAGGTCCTTATAAGTAAACGCATGCCACCTTGGAAAGCGGATCCAAAAATTGGAAAATTTTCGAATTCATTTGCTCTTGCCGAGCAAGATGCAAGAAATATTATCAAATGGATCGAATCTGGAATGACCAAAGGTGAAGGGAGCGATCCGCTGAAAAATTTGTCGGAAGAACCCACTAAATGGAGTATGGGTGAACCCGATTACATTGTCGAACTCAAAACAGAAGATCTGCCTGCAACCGGAATTATTCCTTACCGTATTCAGAATTTCAAATTTAATGACTCTGTAGATCGCTGGATAGGGCATATCGATATTCGATCATCCGCCACCAAATCTGTTCACCATACCTTATTAACCAGCCAAAGCAATTCCCGCGTGGAAGGATTGGTCAAACGAAAGATCATTCCATGGAACGATAATTTTTTGGCAATCAGCGCTGGTTCTGGCTGGTTAAATCAAGCTCCGAAAGGAACGGGTATCTATTTACAGAAAGGTTCAAAATTAGGGATGCAACTCCATTACAATGCAACGGGAAAACGTGAAATCGATAAAACACTAATTGGTTTTTACTACTTGAATGAACCTCCGGAAAGAGAATATCGTTCGCTAGCATCGACAACACGAAATTTCAGCATCCCAGCACATACTGATGAAGTTAAGGTAGTCGCATTCGATACAATTACGCAAGATGTATTTGTACACGCCATTTGTCCTCATATGCATTACCGTGGCAAGCGGGCTTCTATGTTCGCTCTATTACCCGACTCCACACGGGTAGATTTGGTGTCAGTTCCAGATTACAACTTCAATTGGCAATTTCAATACCTTTTAGAAAAACCTATATTTCTGCCAAGCGGTTCTGTTATCGTTACTGAAGGTATTTACGATAACACCTTTCAGAATCCGTTAAACCCTAACCCATCCGTAGATATAGGGTACGGTGTACAAAGTACGGATGAAATGCTTATCGGGTTCATGAATTACACCTTAGCCAATCAGGACACTTTAACAAATAATTGA
- a CDS encoding peptidoglycan DD-metalloendopeptidase family protein produces MKRLISCIFMILATALSLGQQPSYMQQVENFKTNFNQGDSQAVFDMLNEDVQKQLGFETIDQILKDYREAYGNIDSLEFIQEGNLAEVYLLHFVRGKQKMALSLDRENKLSGLRFMPVTEDVTPKIERNLTRLSLPFKGEWFTVWGGDTKAQNYHVISNAQRRAFDFLVLGSNNKTYQRSGTRNEDYWAFGKPIFAVCDALVVEVITGVEDNKPGAMNPRQALGNSVTLLTDKGEYIVYAHFEKGTVKVSNGERVKRGQLLGNCGNSGNSSEPHLHLHIQDGPKMLTSVGIKCFFDRLMVNKEIREDYSPIRLDRIRSIEN; encoded by the coding sequence ATGAAACGACTTATTTCTTGCATATTCATGATTTTGGCTACTGCCTTGTCATTGGGTCAGCAGCCTAGCTACATGCAGCAGGTGGAGAATTTCAAAACGAATTTCAATCAGGGGGATTCTCAGGCTGTTTTTGACATGCTGAACGAAGATGTACAGAAGCAACTAGGTTTTGAGACCATAGACCAGATCCTCAAAGATTACAGGGAAGCCTATGGAAATATCGATAGCCTGGAGTTCATTCAGGAAGGCAATCTGGCGGAAGTCTATCTATTACATTTTGTCCGAGGGAAGCAAAAAATGGCCTTGTCGTTGGATAGAGAGAACAAACTAAGTGGATTGCGCTTCATGCCTGTTACCGAGGACGTCACACCGAAAATTGAGCGAAACCTAACCAGGCTTTCCCTCCCGTTCAAAGGAGAATGGTTTACCGTTTGGGGTGGTGATACAAAGGCCCAGAACTATCATGTGATCTCCAATGCTCAGCGCCGAGCCTTCGATTTTCTCGTATTGGGAAGCAACAATAAGACCTACCAACGAAGTGGTACGCGAAACGAAGACTACTGGGCATTTGGTAAACCGATCTTTGCCGTTTGTGACGCCCTGGTTGTGGAAGTGATTACCGGTGTGGAGGATAACAAACCTGGAGCTATGAATCCCAGACAAGCACTTGGAAATAGTGTGACCCTCTTAACAGACAAGGGTGAATATATTGTCTATGCCCATTTCGAAAAAGGTACCGTAAAAGTAAGCAATGGAGAACGGGTTAAGCGAGGTCAATTGCTGGGTAATTGCGGAAACTCCGGAAATTCCAGCGAACCACATCTGCATTTACATATTCAGGATGGTCCCAAAATGTTGACCTCAGTGGGCATTAAATGTTTTTTTGACCGGCTGATGGTCAATAAAGAGATACGGGAAGATTACTCTCCAATAAGGTTGGACCGCATCAGGAGTATTGAGAACTAA
- a CDS encoding TetR/AcrR family transcriptional regulator gives MLSKSQRTSQLIIEKAAPIFNQKGYAATSMTDITRATGLTKGAIYGNFENKEAIAIAAFDKSVNQLLQRIAEFQQQSDSPLQRLLLIPEFYRNYYDYSQHLGGCPILNIGVDSNHQNSALLARVQLVINKTQANVAKLVEWAKAKGEVKPAANSEKFARELYTRIQGAVFMSHTMNNHQYLREAADQVEELINRTLVV, from the coding sequence ATGCTGAGCAAATCACAACGCACGAGCCAACTCATCATTGAAAAAGCTGCCCCTATTTTCAACCAAAAGGGATATGCCGCTACCTCAATGACAGATATTACCCGAGCAACCGGACTCACAAAGGGAGCTATTTACGGTAATTTCGAGAACAAGGAAGCCATAGCGATCGCTGCTTTTGACAAAAGCGTGAATCAACTGCTTCAGCGCATCGCAGAATTTCAGCAGCAATCAGATTCACCTCTACAACGATTATTGCTCATACCCGAATTTTATCGGAACTATTACGACTATAGCCAGCATTTGGGCGGTTGTCCCATTCTGAACATAGGTGTTGATTCCAATCACCAGAACTCGGCCTTATTGGCGCGTGTACAGTTGGTCATCAACAAGACCCAGGCAAATGTGGCTAAGTTGGTGGAATGGGCAAAGGCAAAAGGCGAAGTTAAACCTGCTGCCAATTCCGAGAAATTTGCCCGTGAACTCTACACCAGGATCCAAGGTGCCGTGTTTATGAGTCACACTATGAACAATCATCAGTACCTCAGGGAGGCAGCAGACCAGGTGGAGGAACTCATTAATCGTACCCTGGTCGTCTAA
- a CDS encoding SixA phosphatase family protein, which translates to MKRIFLLLWLATGLLQTTTAQQTTEVQEGATTYFLIRHAEKDRSDPSNKNPGLTKKGFFRADRWADLFSSTELDAIYSTDYDRTLMTASPTARKKELEIQLYDPSKLFSEEFQQATAGKTVLVVGHSNTTPAMVNAMIGENKYADMDDNDNGTLFVVTLMDGKSEVQILKLN; encoded by the coding sequence TTGAAACGAATCTTTTTGCTCCTTTGGCTGGCCACCGGACTACTTCAGACGACGACAGCCCAGCAAACCACAGAAGTCCAAGAAGGTGCGACCACTTATTTTCTGATTAGACACGCAGAAAAAGATCGCAGCGATCCTTCGAACAAAAATCCAGGATTGACAAAAAAAGGATTTTTCCGTGCCGATCGTTGGGCAGATCTGTTTTCGAGTACCGAATTGGACGCCATCTATTCTACCGATTACGACCGTACCTTAATGACCGCCTCCCCTACTGCTCGAAAGAAGGAATTGGAGATACAGCTCTATGACCCCTCCAAACTGTTCTCTGAAGAGTTCCAACAGGCCACAGCGGGCAAAACGGTCTTAGTTGTGGGACACAGCAATACAACTCCAGCCATGGTCAATGCCATGATCGGTGAAAACAAATACGCTGATATGGACGATAACGATAATGGGACCTTGTTTGTGGTCACATTGATGGACGGGAAGTCCGAAGTGCAGATCTTAAAACTGAACTAG
- a CDS encoding acyl-CoA thioesterase: MDNLPKILETKTRIRFQHCDPFNHLNNAEYLNYMVNAREDQLIENYGIDIYEMARKEGKSWVVGSNQIAYIRPAWTMEEVLIQSQLISFDQSSLQVELRMYSSDRTELKALMWSRYVHFDLINQKRHLHDPEFMNLFQSVVEAVEQHTFEDRLVELRMQAV; encoded by the coding sequence ATGGATAATTTACCCAAGATCTTAGAAACTAAAACGCGAATTCGATTCCAGCATTGTGATCCCTTCAATCACCTGAATAATGCTGAATATCTCAACTATATGGTCAACGCAAGAGAAGACCAGCTGATCGAAAATTATGGCATAGACATCTACGAAATGGCCCGTAAAGAGGGTAAGAGTTGGGTGGTGGGTTCCAACCAGATCGCTTATATCCGCCCGGCCTGGACTATGGAGGAGGTGCTGATCCAATCCCAGTTGATCAGCTTTGACCAGAGCAGTCTTCAAGTCGAACTAAGAATGTACAGTTCCGACAGAACGGAATTAAAGGCTTTGATGTGGAGCCGATATGTGCATTTTGACCTGATCAATCAGAAAAGACACCTACACGATCCTGAATTCATGAACCTTTTCCAAAGCGTAGTGGAGGCAGTAGAACAGCATACCTTTGAAGACCGACTGGTCGAACTTCGTATGCAGGCCGTTTAA
- a CDS encoding DUF6503 family protein — protein MRALILLGLISILIGCQEQNPKTAQEIVDAAILSACPGGCDQVKVQFDFRDKHYKSSRDNGMFTYERIFKDSLGLIRDQLRNDGFTRFIDDQVARIPDSLAFKYSNSVNSVHYFAQLPFGLNDPAVQKEYLGLTVIGGKSYHSIQITFRQEGGGKDFEDQFMYWFAEDDLRLEFLAYNYITDGGGVRLREAFNLREIDGIWFSDYRNYKPVSKETPLTDLPALFEAGELELLSLIELENVIVDRS, from the coding sequence ATGCGGGCACTCATATTACTCGGTCTTATCTCCATTTTAATCGGATGTCAAGAACAAAACCCCAAAACGGCACAGGAAATAGTTGATGCTGCCATTCTCTCGGCTTGTCCTGGTGGTTGTGATCAGGTTAAGGTTCAATTCGATTTCCGAGATAAACACTACAAAAGCTCTAGGGATAACGGCATGTTTACTTATGAGCGTATTTTCAAGGATTCCCTGGGATTGATCCGCGACCAGCTTCGTAACGACGGGTTTACCCGTTTCATTGACGATCAAGTCGCCAGGATTCCGGATAGCCTGGCGTTTAAATATTCCAACAGCGTGAATTCCGTGCATTATTTTGCTCAATTGCCCTTTGGACTCAACGATCCCGCCGTACAAAAAGAGTATTTGGGTCTTACTGTAATTGGGGGCAAATCCTATCACAGTATTCAGATCACTTTTCGTCAAGAGGGAGGGGGAAAGGACTTTGAGGATCAGTTCATGTATTGGTTTGCCGAAGACGACCTTCGACTGGAATTTCTGGCGTATAACTACATAACAGATGGTGGAGGGGTACGTTTGCGGGAAGCCTTTAACCTCAGGGAAATTGACGGGATCTGGTTCAGTGATTATCGCAATTACAAACCGGTCAGTAAGGAAACACCACTGACTGATCTACCTGCCTTATTTGAGGCCGGGGAGTTAGAATTACTATCCTTGATCGAGTTAGAGAATGTTATTGTAGACCGTTCCTGA